From Triticum aestivum cultivar Chinese Spring chromosome 4A, IWGSC CS RefSeq v2.1, whole genome shotgun sequence, a single genomic window includes:
- the LOC123084709 gene encoding protein TIFY 11a-like, whose translation MPPMATTTATAAAADSAARRFASACGVLSQYVRASGVSAPGVLGAALQEPGSPADGAQELTIFYGGRVVVLDGCTPARAAELIRFAAAAAAASQGAPVAQPPAPAFVDMPIARKASLQRFLSKRKDRSAGAAPAPAPEGPPYAHHEEEPAPPKKKGKTEASSWLALGSLGDMHAP comes from the coding sequence ATGCCGCCGATGGCGaccacgacggcgacggcggctgcgGCCGACTCCGCGGCGCGCCGCTTCGCCTCGGCCTGCGGCGTGCTCAGCCAGTACGtcagggcgtccggcgtctcgGCGCCCGGCGTGCTGGGGGCCGCCCTCCAGGAGCCCGGCTCGCCGGCGGACGGGGCGCAGGAGCTGACCATCTTCTACGGGGGGAGGGTGGTGGTGCTCGACGGCTGCACGCCGGCCAGGGCCGCCGAGCTGATCCGGTtcgccgccgcggcggcggcggcctcgcagGGAGCGCCCGTCGCACAGCCGCCCGCGCCGGCGTTCGTCGACATGCCGATCGCGAGGAAGGCGTCGCTGCAGCGGTTCCTGTCGAAGCGCAAGGACAggtccgccggcgccgcccccgcccccgcccccgaggGTCCGCCGTACGCGCATCATGAGGAGGAGCCGGCGCCGCCAAAGAAGAAGGGCAAGACGGAGGCTTCTTCCTGGCTTGCCCTGGGTAGCTTAGGGGACATGCACGCGCCGTGA